DNA from Streptomyces rishiriensis:
GCACCGTCGACGCGGCACAGGACCTGGACGTGCTGCGCGCGGCGCTCGGTGACCGCAAGCTCAACTACCTGGGCTTCTCGTACGGCACCCGGCTCGGCGCGGTCTACGCCGCCCGGTTCCCCGGCAAGGTGGGCCGGCTCGTCCTCGACGGCGTCGACACCCTGACCGAGCCGCTCACCGAGCAGGGCGTCGCGGGCGCCCGGGGGCAGCAGGTGGCGCTGGACGACTTCGTCGGCTGGTGCACCAAGGACATCGCCTGCCCGTTCGGTCAGGATCCGCGGGTGGCCCGCGAGGAGGTCGTCCGGCTCGTGCGCTCGCTGGACGAGGACCCGGTGCCGACCGACTTCGGCGAGGACTTCTCCGGCCAGGACCTCGTCGGCGCGCTCGGGCAGGGGCTGTACAGCAAGGAGCTGTGGCCGCTGCTGGAACGGGCACTGGCGCAGCTCATCGAGAACGGCGACGCCAGCGGCGTACTGAGCTTCGCGACCGGCGGCTTCGCCCTCCCGCTGCCGTTCACGCTGCGGGACCCGGCCCGCGGCGAGCCCTCCCCCGGGGCCCTCGTCGACGAGGAGGACATCCCCCTCGACAACCTGCCCGCGGCGCTGATGGCCATCAACTGCGCCGACGACCCCGACCGGCCGACGGCCGCGCAGATCACCGCGGACCTCGAGCGGCTGCGTGCGGCGTACGACAAGGCCTCACCGGTCTTCGGCCAGTACCGCCTCAACGAGGTCCTGATGTGCTACGGCCGTCCCAAGGGCACCGACTTCATCCGCGACGAGGTGAAGGACCTCAGCACCCCGAAGATGCTGCTGGTGGGCACGCGTGGCGACCCGGCGACGCCGTACCGCTGGACCGTCGAGACGGCGAAGCGTCTCGGCTCCCCCGCCGTGGTGCTCGACAACAAGGGCGACGGGCACACCGGATACGGGTCGTCCAAGTGCGTGCACCGCAAGGTCGACGACTTCCTGCTGTACGGCTCCCTCCCGCCCAGCGGCAGTTCCTGCGGGCCCGACGAGGACGACGGCTGAGTGCGCCGGTACCTGCCGCTGCTGCTCGTCTGTCTCCTCGCGGCCGCGGCGACGGCAGCCTCGTCCGCCCGGTCCCCCTGGTGGTGGATCGCGGCCGGTCCGCTGCTGGCGTCGGCCTGTCTGGGCGGCTGGGACCTGCTCCAGCGCCGCCGCTCCGTACTGCGCAACCACCCGCTGGTCGGACGGCTGCGGTATCCGTCGGAGCCGGTACGCGTGCGTCCGGCGAGCGGCGGCGCGCGGGAGCCGTTCGGCGGCGACCGGGACGTGGACGAGTATCTGGTGCCCTCGCTGCGTCCGGTCGAGCCGGCCGAGGAACCTCCGAGGGTGCGGGTGGGCGGGCCGGACTGCTCCCAGCCCTACGACATGGCGCTGCTGAACGTGTCCGCGATGAGCTTCGGCGCGTTGTCGTCACGCGCGGTCCTCGCCCTCAACAGAGGTGCGGCGCTGGGTCGTTTCGCGCAGGACACCGGGGAGGGCGGGCTGTCGGAGCACCATCTGCGCGGCGGCGGCGACCTGGTCTGGGAGATCGGGACGGGGTACTTCGGCTGCCGCGACGCCGACGGCGGTTTCGACGCGCGGGAGTTCGCGGACAAGGCGGCGCTGCCCGAGGTGAGGTGCGTGTCGCTGAAGTTGTCCCAGGGGGCCGCGCCGGGCAGCGGCGGGACGCTGCCCGGGGTGAAGGTGAGCGCCGAGATCGCGCGGGAACGGAAGGTCCCGGTGGGCGAGACGGTGATGTCGCCGCCCTGCCACCGGGTGTTCTCGACGGCACGTGAACTGGTGCTGTTCCTGGCCCGGCTGCGTGAGCTGGCGGGCGGCAAACCGACCGGGTTCAAGCTGTGCGTGGGCTCGCGGCGTGAGTTCCTCGCGGTGTGCGCGGCGATGGTGGCGGAGGGCCTGACGCCCGACTTCGTGGTGGTGGACGGATCGGAGGGCGGGACGGGCGCCGGGCCCGCGGGGTTCGCCGGGCATCTCGGCATGCCCCTCACCGAGGGTTTGATCACCGTGCACAACGCCCTGCTCGGCGTCGGGCTCCGGGACCGGGTGCGGATCGGGGCGAGCGGGCGGATCGCCACCGGCTCGGACATCGTCACCCGTCTCGCGCAGGGCGCCGACTACACCAACGCGGCCCGGGCGATGATGCGCGCCGTCGGCTGTGTCGGCGCGCTGCGGTGTCACACCGGAACCTGCCCGTCCGGCGTCGCGACCCAGGATCCGCTGCGGGTCCGTGCCCTGAACGTGGCCGACCAGGCCCGGCGGGTCCGGCGCTACCAGTGGGAGACGGTCCGCGACGCCGTCCGGATCATGGCGGCGATGGGCGTCCGCGAGCCTGCCGAGCTCACCCCCGGCCATCTGGTCCGGCGGACCCGGCCCGGCGCCTGCCGCTCGTACGCGGAGCTGTACGAGTGGCTGGCGCCGGGAGAACTGCTCGCCGGACCACCGCAGACCTGGGAGGCGGACTGGAAGGCCGCGGACCCGGACGGCTTCGGATAGCGAGGGCCCCGCGGCAGACGGCCACACCGCTATACGGCTACGACAGCCGCGCGCGCGGCGACGGCCGGGCGGGCGACGCCGGCCCGACGCTGACGAAGGCGTCGATCGCCGCCGTCAGTTCGGCCGGCTTCTCGACGGGGAGTTCATGGCCCGCGTCGAGGATGCGGACGGTGGCGTCCGGACAGGCCTTGGCCATGCGCAGCATCTGCCGCACCGGAAGCTGGACGTCGTGGTAGCCGTGGATCATCAGGGTCGGCGCCTGGATCTCTCCCGCCCGGTCCAGCACGTCGAAGGCGCGCATGGCGCCGTACAGCGTCATGACCACCTCGCGCGGGGTGTCCGCCGAGGACTTGATGTACGCGCGGATCTCGTCGCGGGGATAGCCGGGGGCGAAGGCCCGCTGGATGTTGGCGGCGACGAACAGCTTGAAGGGGACGAGGGTGGAGACGCCCATCAGCAGGCCCCTGCCCCGGCTGTAGGTCATCCGGCCGATGGAGTTCACCAGCACCATGCGCTCCACCCGTTCGGGATGCGAGAGCGCCACGGTCTGCGAGATCATCCCGCCCATCGAGTGGCCGACCGGCACGAACCGATCGATCTCCAGGTGGTCGAGCAGGGCCAGGAGGTCCGCGGCCAGCTCGGCGACCGTCTTGACGCCCGCGCCGCTGCTCTCGCCGTGGCCGCGCAGATCGAACCGGATCACCCGGCGCCGCTCGGCGAAGTGCGCCATCTGGTGGTCCCAGCGGTGCCGGTTCGCCGTCCAGCCGTGCACGAACACCAGGGGTACCCCGTCGCCGTCGCGCGGGCCCTCGTCGTCGTACCTCAGTGCTGCGCCGTCGACTTCGAGCTGCGGCATGGGTGCCTCCTGCGGTGCGGTCCCGGTTACTGACGCGTACGGTAACCGGGCGAGGGGGTCGCCGTCACCGTCGGGCGCCCGCGGGCTCGCGCCCGCCGGGACGTCCGTTCGCTCACGACCTCCGCCGGCACCACGCCCCGGGCGACGCGCAGGACGTCCCCGCTCTCGAACGTCCCCCGACTCCGGCCGAGTTCGGGGTCGCCCCCGCACGCGGTGCAGCCCGCGCAGTCGGGACGGAAGGTGCGGGGCGATTGCCCCGAATGCCTGAAAGGCGATGGGGACCTATCGTGCTCGTATGGAGCACGCACTCAGCCCAGCGACTCTCTCCGAACTGCGCCGCCCGCGCCCCTATCCCGCGGTGTCCGTGCTGACGCCGACGCACCGGCGGGAACCCGAGAGCGCCCAGGACCGGGTCCGGCTGCGCAATGTCGTGGCCGAGGCGAAGAAACAGCTGGAGAGCGACCCGGCGGTCAGCCGCGAGCGGCGCGCCGACGTCGCGCACCAGCTCGACCGGGCCCTCGCCGAGATCGATCTGGCGCACACCGAGGACGGCCTGGTCATCTACGCCGCCCCGGGTGAGCACCAGGTGTGGTCCCTGGCACGCGCCGTCCCCGAACGCGTCGTGTTCTCCGACACCTTTCTGACCCGCAACCTCGTCTCGGCCCAGGCCGCCGACCGACCGTTCTGGGTCCTGTCGGTCTCCGCCGACCGCGTCACGCTGTGGAACGGCGGCGCCGACCGCGTCACCGAGGAGCACGCAGGCGGATTCCCGCTGGTCAGGAGTCAGCCGAACTTCGACGCCGAGCGCATGGAGCGGACCGGCGACCTCCCCAGCACCTTCCGCGACGAAGGCGCCCGCCAGTTTCTGCGCGAGGCCGACACCGCCCTGGGCAGGCTGCTGCGGGAGCACCCCCGACCGCTGTACGTCACCGGCGAGCAGGCGGCGCTGTCGCTCCTCGACGAGCTGGGCGGAGTCACCCGGGACGCGGTGCACGTCGCACACGGCGGGCTCGCCCACGGCACGCCCGACGCCGTGTGGCAGGCGGTGCGCCCGCTGCACGACGCGGAGGCCCGCCGTGACACCGCGGCCGTCGCCCGGGAACTCGACTCGGCCCGCGGTCACAAGACGTTCGCGGCCGGCGTCGACGAGCTCTGGCGGAACGCCCGGGAGGGCCGGATCCGGCTGCTGGCGGTCGAGGAGAACTACCGCGTCACGGTCCGCGACGGCGGCGACCACCTCGTCCCCGCGGTGAGCGGTGATCTCGACGCCCGCGACGACATCGTGGACGAGATCGTCGAACAGTGCCTGGAGACGGGCGCCGAGGTGCGTTTCGTACCCGACGGCACGCTGGGCGACGTCGACGGGATGGCAGGCGTGCTGCGCTACTGACCGATCCCCGCCCGCCCGGCGGCGGCTCGGCCGCCGGTCCCGGTATGGGGCCCGTTATGGGGCCCGGTATGGGGCCCGGTATGGGGCCCGTTATGGGGCCCGGTATGGGGCCCGGTCGGGGGCTCCCACCGGCGGCGTACGCTACGGCGTGATCGTCGACCGGGAGGGTGAGTACGCGTGGGTGACCTGCTGGGCGTGGCCGTACTGGGTGCCGGACACATGGGAGCCGACCACATACGCCGTCTCGACCGCGTGGTGAGCGGAGCCAGGGTCGCCGCTGTGGCCGATCCCGACGCCGCGCGCGCCAAGGAGGCCGCGACCGGGATCGAGGGGGTGACGGTCCACACGGAGGCCGAAGCCGCGCTGGACGCGCCCGGCGTCGAGGCCGTGCTGATCGCCTCCCCCGGCCCCGCGCACCAGGAGGCGCTTCTGGCGGCCTTCGCCCGCGGGCTCCCGGTGCTGTGCGAGAAGCCCATGGTGCCGGACTCGGCCGGGGCGCTGCGCATACTCGAGGCGGAGGCCCGGCTGGGGCGACGGCTGACGCAGATCGGGTTCATGCGGCGCTACGACGCCGGGTACCGCAGGCTCAAGGCGCTGCTGGACGACGGGCGGCTCGGGCGGCCGTTGATGCTGCACTGCGTGCACCGCAACGTCTCCTCGCCGCCGGGCTTCACCAGCGCGATGCTGATCGACAGCTCCGTCTCGCACGAGATCGACGCGGCCCGCTGGCTGCTCGGCCAGGAGCTGACCGCGGTCACCGTGCGGCGCCCGCGCCCCTCCTCCGGCGCCCCGCAGGGTCTGCTCGACCCGCAGTTCGTGCTCTTCGAGACCGACGGGGGCGCCCTGGTGGACGTGGAGATCTTCGTCAACTGCGGCTTCGGGTACCAGGTGCGCTGCGAGGCCGTGTGCAAGGCGGGCAGCGCACGCATCGGCGACGACCAGGGGGTGCTCGTCACCACAGGCGGCGCCGCCGGTGCGGACGTGCCCCAGGACTACCTCGTGCGGTTCGCGGACGCCTACGACCGCGAGATCCAGAGCTGGGTCGACGCCACCCGGCGCGGGCTGGTGACCGGCCCCACCGTCTGGGACGGCTACGCGGCCTCCGCCGTCGCCGAGGCCGGGATCCGGGCCCTGGAGAGCGACACGTGCGTCCCGGTCGAACTCGCCCCGCGCCCCGGTCTGTACAGTCCGGCCGGACCCTGACGCCCGGCGGGTCTCAGACATTGCCGAGCAGTGCCTCCAGGCCCTGGTCGACGGCGGCGCCGACATCCTCCCGGCCCGCCGCGACCACGGCGTAGCTGCGCAGCAGGAACCGGCGCAGGGCGGCCGTGTCGAACTGGAGCAGGGCCAGGCCGAGCGGCGAGTGGAACTCCACCACCGTACGGACCGGTCCGCAGGGCCAGATGTGCACGTCCCCGCTGCCGGCCGGACCGTTCACGCCTTCCTCCAGCAGAGTCCTGCCGAAGGTCCAGGTGACGGCCTCACCAGCGAGGGAGACCTCCCTCGGGAAGTCGACGTGCACGGCGAAGGGGTCCAGGGAGTCGTAGCGGAGCGTGGCGGGCACGGGCAGCTCCTGGTCCTCCGCGGTGATCAAGCGGGCGCGGACGGGTTGTTCCAGAGTGATGTCCATGCATGTACGACCTCGCGAGGGCCTTTTGCATTACGCGAAAACGCTGTCCAATTCATGTGACCTGCGTCACATCGACCACTGCCTGGAACATCAGGCTGCCGAACAGGTGACCGATGGTCCCCTCGGCCCCCTCAGGAGTCCCTCAAGTCACGTACGCCACCTACGACTTGACCTCCATCCGACCCTCTCCGAGCATCTCCCGCCACCCCGCCCCGAAGACAGTGGCATATGCCAGAAGCACCACCGAATCGTGTGTTGCCAAATCCCTTACACGCCGTCGCGGGCTGTGCAACAGTCGTAACGGCCCTTGGGCCAGCCTTCGCCGTACCGTCCCGCATCGGAGTGCGTCATGCCCCCCCACGTCTCTGCGGACCGCTCAGCCGCCCAGCCGCCGGGGCGCGGCCCGGTCGACGCGCTGATCACGCAGACACGGCGGCTCAAGGGCGACATGGACGCCGTACGGCAGGACGCCCGCGGCGACGCGGCGGACCCGCAGGGCCGCTGGCAGCGCGCGCTCTACGACCTGGCGCTGCATCAACTCGACGACCTCGACACGCATCTGGCCCAGCTGCGGGACGGCCCGCCGCCCGTGCCGCCCGCCGAGCCCGCACCGGCCGCGCCCCGGCGCGAGTCGCTGCTCAGCCGGGTCGGCAGCGCGGAGTGGAATCTGCTGACGGACGAGGCGGTCTGGTCCGAGGAGCTCTACGGGATCCTCGGCCGCGACCCCGCCGCTCCCGCGCTCACCCTCGACGAACTGCCCGCGCTCGTCCACGACGAGGACCGGGCGCAGCTGACGGCGATGGTCACCGACTGTCTCGTCGACGCCCGGCCCATCGACGGCGAGTTCCGCGTCGTACGCCCGGACGGCGAACACCGCACCGTGCACATGATGGGCGAGCCCGTGCTCGACGCCGAGGGCGGCACCACCTCGATGTGGGCCGTCCTGCGGGACGTCAGCGAACTGCGCCGCAGCCAGCGGGCGGTGCGCGAGAGCCGTGACTCGCTCCAGCGGCAGCGGTACCGCGCCCAGACCGAACACCGGCTGGCGGTGGAGCTCCAGGAGGCCGTGCTCCCTCCGTGGCGCGGCTCACCGCGCCTGCCGCACCAGGGCCCCCGCTCCCTCGACCTCGCCGCCCACTACCTGCCCGCCGCGACGACCTCACAGATCGGCGGCGACTGGTACGACGCGCTCGAACTCTCCGACGGGCACACGCTGCTCAGCGTCGGCGACCTCACCGGCCACGGTCCCACCGTCACGTCGACCACGGCGATGCTGCTGGGCGCCCTGCGCGGGATGGCCATGGCGGGCACCCGGCCGGCCCAACTGATGTCCTGGCTCGACCAGTTGCTGGACACCACGGTCCAACCGGCCCTGGGCAGCGCGGTCTGCTGCCGCTACCGGCCGGACACCCGCACCCTGATGTGGGCGCAGGCAGGACACCCCGCCCCGTTGCTGTTCCGCGACGGGACGGGACGCCGGCTGGACGCACCGCAGGGTGTGCTCCTCGGAGCCACCGCGCGCGCCGTCTACGGGCAGGCCGAGGAGACCCTCGAAAAGGGCGACCTGCTCCTGCTGCACACCGACGGACTGGCGCCCGCCGACCGCCTCCTCGGCCTGGCCCCTCGTCTGGGCGGGGCGCGCACCGCACAGGAGTGTGTGCGGATGGTCGTGGAGGAGTGCGGCGAGAGCGAACGCGCCGATGACGCCTGCGTGCTCGTCGCCCGGGTCACCCGGTGAGCGGACCCGACCGACGGGGCCCGCTCACACCTGAGCGCCGTTGCCCCCCTTGCTTGCCCTGCTGCCCTTCTGCTTCGGCAGCGCCAGCACGATCTCCTCACGCAGTTCGCTGATCCTCGGGTAGTTGGCGTACTGCGCGGTGAGCCGGTACATCTGGCTCAGCCGGTCCCAGGTACGCCTGGAGGAGTTCGACCCCATCGCCATCAGGGCCAGCCGGGCGAACCGGTCCGCCTGCTCGGGGTCGTCGGCGATGAAGCAGGCGGACGCCATGGACAGATGGTCGAAGATCTTCGACCGTTCCCGCCCGTCGACGCGCAGCGCCAGCGCCTTCTCCGCGTAGTACTGGGCGTGCGTGGCCGCCTGCGGCTCGAACTCGGCCAGCGTGCGGTAGGCCAGCGCCTGCATGCCGTACAGATCCTCGTCCTTGAAGGTCTGCATCCAGGACGGCGGGGTGACATCGCCCTTGTCGGAGACGAAGAGGTCCTCCGCCCGGCCGAGGGTGCGGCGCATGGCCTGGCCCTTGCCCATCGACGCCTGCGCCCAGGCCTCGATGGTGTGGAACATCGCCCGGGTGCGCGGCAGTACGTTGTCGCCGGAACCGGACTGGGCGAGGTTCATCAGGTCGAGGGCCTCGTCGGGCCGCCCGAGATGGACCATCTGACGGGCCGCCCGGGAGAGCGCCTCACCGGCCCGCGGCCGGTCACCGCCCTCTCGTGCGGCATGGGCGGCGATGACGAAGTACTTCTGGGCCGTGGGCTCCAGACCGACGTCGTGCGACATCCAGCCCGCGAGAACGGCGAGGTTTGCCGCGACACCCCAGAGGCGTCGCTGGAGATGGGCGGGATGGCGGTAGGCGAGGATGCCGCCCACTTCGTTGAGCTGTCCCACGACGGCCTTGCGCTGCAGACCGCCTCCGCGGGCCGCGTCCCAGGCCCGGAACACCTCGACCGAGCACTCGAGTTCGTCCACCTCCTCCGTTCCGATGGGGGCGGCCTCGTAGCGGTCGGACCCGGCGGGGTCGGCATGGTGCAGGAGGGGATGGTCGAGGACAGGAGCGTCGGAGGAGAGGGTGGGGTCGGTGTGCAGCCACTCGTACATGGCACTGCTGAGAGCTGATCCCGCGGCGAGCGCGGCACCCGCGCCCACCAAGCCGCGTCGGTTGAGCATGAGGTCCATTCCCGTGAATTCGGTGAGGACCGCAGCAGTCCGTTCGGGCGCCCACGGCACATCGTCGGGATGTTCCACACTCCCGCCGCCGGGCCGTTTCCCTGTACGCCCGTGCCGGACCAGACCGAGGTCCTCCATGGTCACGACACGGCCGAGACGCTCGGTGAACAGGGCCGCCAGCACCCGCGGCACCGGATCGCGCGGGATCTCTCCCATGTCGATCCACCGCCGCACCCGCGAGGTGTCGGTCGACAGCTGGGGGTGGCCCATGGCCGCCGCCTGCCGGTTGACCAGCCTCGCGAGTTCGCCCTTGGACCAGCCGGCCAGGCCGAACAGGTCCGAGAGGCGGGTGTTGGGTTGTCCGCTCACGTCAAGCCCCCAGGTTCTCGGCTGAGTTGACAGTAGCCCGGTGAAAGTTGCCGGGCGACTATTCGCCAGGGTTCGCCAGGGTTCGCCAGATGGTGTGCCACTGGGCAATGGGTGTCAGGTAGGAAAGCGCCACCCCGACCCGGTCGCCGAGGGACATTCCCCAGGGTGCACCCGAAAGGACCGGTCGGGGCAGCGCTCTGACGTCCGGCACACGAAGGGATCTGTTTCTCCCATGTACGCAGCATCGTCCTCCGTGTCCGCCCCGCCCCGGTCGCTGCACACCCGCCCGGGCGGCGGCGGCCCCTACCTCGACCCCGCCGCGCGGTCGGCGGCTCCCGCGCTCGGCGCCGGGACGGCCCGGCGTCCCGCGGGGCTCGGCACGCAACCGCTCAGCGGGAGACTCGACCTGTCCGGCCCCCAGGGCGCCCAGCTGCGCACCGCGATCGCGTCCGTGCACCGGATCTGCCCGGAGTTCGCCCCGGTGCAGGTCCTGCGCCGCAGCGGACGCTCGGTGCTGCTGGTGGGTACGACGGGCCGCAGCACGGCGGTCGCCAAGTGTTTACTCGACCACTCCCCCGTATGGGCCGAGCAGATCCGGCACGAAATAGCCGCGTACCGCACGTTCGTCCGGCACCGCCCTCCGGTGCGGGCGCCGAGACTGATCGCGGCGGACCCGGACAACTGCACACTGGTGATCGAGCGGATGCCGGGCCGGGCGGCCGCACTCCAGCGGCACCCCACCGAGGCCCCTCCGCGGGCTGACGTCCGGGCGGCACTCGGCGCGATCTGCCGGCTCAACGCCTGGCGGCCTCCGGCGGGGACGTTCGACGCCCCCCTCGACTACGCCGCACGTATCGCCCGCTATCACGAGCTGGGTCTGCTCACCGACCGGGACATGGGCGACCTCCAGAAGCTGCTGCACGGCATCGCGGCCACCGCGGGCCGGCAGGGCATGGGCCAGTTCTGCCACGGCGACGCCCTCCTGTCGAACATCCTTCTCTCACCGGCCGGTCCAGTGCTGGTGGACTGGGAGCACGCGGGTTGGTATCTGCCGGGCTACGACCTGGCGACGCTGTGGTCGGCGCTGGGCGACGCGCCGGTGGCGCGCCGTCAGATCAGTCAGATCGCCCAGTCGGCGGGCCCGGCCTCACGTGACGCCTTCCTGGTGAACCTGATGCTGGTCCTGACCCGCGAGATCCGTACCTACGAGACGGCCGTGCAGCGTTCGATGCACGACGGCGGCCCGACGGCCCCGGGGGCCCAACCGGGCGGCGCGCCGTCCGGCGAGGAACAGCGCCTGCTGCTGCGACGGCTGCACGACGACTGCCAGCTGGCCCGTCGGGCCGTACGTGCGGCGGTCGGCACCCGCTGAGGGACGGGGAGCCGCGGGTTGCGCCTGAACGGCGGCGCGCCGCGGACCCCGGGGTGCGTCAGCGGTGTCTTGACGAGGGAAGCCTCCTGTCTGTGGGCATGATTGACGGGTTGTCGGCAAGCCGGTGACAGATGGCTCATGTCCGGCCCCGCACGCCCGCCCGCCCGTCCCAGGAGGCCGCATTGCGAAAACCCGTCACTCACCCCGGACCTGGCAGACACACCCGAAGAGCCGCAGGCGCCATGGCGTCGGCGGCTCTGCTGCTCCCGCTGCTCGGCGCGGCCTCCCCGGCCGAGGCCACGGATCCCTCGGCCGTCCCGGCGTCCGGAGCGGCCGGCCTCCAGCGGGCCTTCGTCGTCGCGGCCGCCGAGTACCACGTGCCGCGGAACCTGTTGCTGGGCGTCTCCTACCTGCAGTCCCGCTGGGACACGCACACCGGAGCGCCGAGCGTGACCGGCGGCTACGGACCGATGCACCTCACGGACGCCCGTACGGCGCTCGCCGCGGCCCCGCGCGACGGGCGGGGCACCCAGGACGCCCGTGGCGACTCCGCCCGCCCGGCCCGGGTCCCGCAGACGCGGCTCCCGGCCGGTGACGAGCTCCCGGCCCGGCTGCGCACCCTGCCGAGGGCGGCGCAGCTGACAGGACTGAGCGCCGAGCGGCTGCGCACGGACCCCGCGGCCAACATCGCGGGCGGCGCGGCGCTCCTCGCCGCCGCGCAGCGGAGCCTGGGCGAGCCGCTGAGCGCCGATCCGGCGGACTGGTACGGCGCGGTGGCGCGCTTCTCGGGCGCGGACGACAGCGCGACGGCCGCCACCTACGCCGACGACGTCTACGACGTGCTCCGCACCGGAGCGGAGCGCGTCACGGACGCCGGCGGGCCCGTCGTCCTGGCCGCCGTGCCGGGCCTGGCCCCGCGGACCGCCCAGCTGCGGGAGACCGGCCTGCGCACGGCCTCCAAGGCCGGCACGGAGTGCCCGACCACGGTGTCCTGCGAGTGGATCCCGGCGCCTTACGAACAGTTCGGCGACAACGACTACGGCAACCACGACCTCGGCGACCGGCCGGCCGCGCCGGGCATCAGGTACATCGTCGTGCACGACACCGAAGGCGGCTGGGAGGGGGTGCTGAACATGGTCCAGGACCCCACCTATGTGTCCTGGAACTACACCCTGCGCTCCACCGACGGTCATGTCGCCCAGCATGTGAAGGCCAAGGACGTGGCCTGGCACGCGGGCAACTGGTACATCAACGCCAAGTCGATCGGCCTGGAGCACGAGGGCTTCCTCGCCCAGCCGGACTCCTGGTACACGGAGGCGATGTACCGGTCCTCGGCGCGCCTGGTGAAGTACCTGGCCGCGCGGTACGGCATCC
Protein-coding regions in this window:
- a CDS encoding FMN-binding glutamate synthase family protein; this translates as MRRYLPLLLVCLLAAAATAASSARSPWWWIAAGPLLASACLGGWDLLQRRRSVLRNHPLVGRLRYPSEPVRVRPASGGAREPFGGDRDVDEYLVPSLRPVEPAEEPPRVRVGGPDCSQPYDMALLNVSAMSFGALSSRAVLALNRGAALGRFAQDTGEGGLSEHHLRGGGDLVWEIGTGYFGCRDADGGFDAREFADKAALPEVRCVSLKLSQGAAPGSGGTLPGVKVSAEIARERKVPVGETVMSPPCHRVFSTARELVLFLARLRELAGGKPTGFKLCVGSRREFLAVCAAMVAEGLTPDFVVVDGSEGGTGAGPAGFAGHLGMPLTEGLITVHNALLGVGLRDRVRIGASGRIATGSDIVTRLAQGADYTNAARAMMRAVGCVGALRCHTGTCPSGVATQDPLRVRALNVADQARRVRRYQWETVRDAVRIMAAMGVREPAELTPGHLVRRTRPGACRSYAELYEWLAPGELLAGPPQTWEADWKAADPDGFG
- a CDS encoding DNA-binding protein NsdB; this encodes MSGQPNTRLSDLFGLAGWSKGELARLVNRQAAAMGHPQLSTDTSRVRRWIDMGEIPRDPVPRVLAALFTERLGRVVTMEDLGLVRHGRTGKRPGGGSVEHPDDVPWAPERTAAVLTEFTGMDLMLNRRGLVGAGAALAAGSALSSAMYEWLHTDPTLSSDAPVLDHPLLHHADPAGSDRYEAAPIGTEEVDELECSVEVFRAWDAARGGGLQRKAVVGQLNEVGGILAYRHPAHLQRRLWGVAANLAVLAGWMSHDVGLEPTAQKYFVIAAHAAREGGDRPRAGEALSRAARQMVHLGRPDEALDLMNLAQSGSGDNVLPRTRAMFHTIEAWAQASMGKGQAMRRTLGRAEDLFVSDKGDVTPPSWMQTFKDEDLYGMQALAYRTLAEFEPQAATHAQYYAEKALALRVDGRERSKIFDHLSMASACFIADDPEQADRFARLALMAMGSNSSRRTWDRLSQMYRLTAQYANYPRISELREEIVLALPKQKGSRASKGGNGAQV
- a CDS encoding alpha/beta fold hydrolase; translated protein: MPQLEVDGAALRYDDEGPRDGDGVPLVFVHGWTANRHRWDHQMAHFAERRRVIRFDLRGHGESSGAGVKTVAELAADLLALLDHLEIDRFVPVGHSMGGMISQTVALSHPERVERMVLVNSIGRMTYSRGRGLLMGVSTLVPFKLFVAANIQRAFAPGYPRDEIRAYIKSSADTPREVVMTLYGAMRAFDVLDRAGEIQAPTLMIHGYHDVQLPVRQMLRMAKACPDATVRILDAGHELPVEKPAELTAAIDAFVSVGPASPARPSPRARLS
- a CDS encoding SsgA family sporulation/cell division regulator gives rise to the protein MDITLEQPVRARLITAEDQELPVPATLRYDSLDPFAVHVDFPREVSLAGEAVTWTFGRTLLEEGVNGPAGSGDVHIWPCGPVRTVVEFHSPLGLALLQFDTAALRRFLLRSYAVVAAGREDVGAAVDQGLEALLGNV
- a CDS encoding PP2C family protein-serine/threonine phosphatase, with amino-acid sequence MPPHVSADRSAAQPPGRGPVDALITQTRRLKGDMDAVRQDARGDAADPQGRWQRALYDLALHQLDDLDTHLAQLRDGPPPVPPAEPAPAAPRRESLLSRVGSAEWNLLTDEAVWSEELYGILGRDPAAPALTLDELPALVHDEDRAQLTAMVTDCLVDARPIDGEFRVVRPDGEHRTVHMMGEPVLDAEGGTTSMWAVLRDVSELRRSQRAVRESRDSLQRQRYRAQTEHRLAVELQEAVLPPWRGSPRLPHQGPRSLDLAAHYLPAATTSQIGGDWYDALELSDGHTLLSVGDLTGHGPTVTSTTAMLLGALRGMAMAGTRPAQLMSWLDQLLDTTVQPALGSAVCCRYRPDTRTLMWAQAGHPAPLLFRDGTGRRLDAPQGVLLGATARAVYGQAEETLEKGDLLLLHTDGLAPADRLLGLAPRLGGARTAQECVRMVVEECGESERADDACVLVARVTR
- a CDS encoding Gfo/Idh/MocA family protein, encoding MGDLLGVAVLGAGHMGADHIRRLDRVVSGARVAAVADPDAARAKEAATGIEGVTVHTEAEAALDAPGVEAVLIASPGPAHQEALLAAFARGLPVLCEKPMVPDSAGALRILEAEARLGRRLTQIGFMRRYDAGYRRLKALLDDGRLGRPLMLHCVHRNVSSPPGFTSAMLIDSSVSHEIDAARWLLGQELTAVTVRRPRPSSGAPQGLLDPQFVLFETDGGALVDVEIFVNCGFGYQVRCEAVCKAGSARIGDDQGVLVTTGGAAGADVPQDYLVRFADAYDREIQSWVDATRRGLVTGPTVWDGYAASAVAEAGIRALESDTCVPVELAPRPGLYSPAGP
- a CDS encoding baeRF3 domain-containing protein; the protein is MEHALSPATLSELRRPRPYPAVSVLTPTHRREPESAQDRVRLRNVVAEAKKQLESDPAVSRERRADVAHQLDRALAEIDLAHTEDGLVIYAAPGEHQVWSLARAVPERVVFSDTFLTRNLVSAQAADRPFWVLSVSADRVTLWNGGADRVTEEHAGGFPLVRSQPNFDAERMERTGDLPSTFRDEGARQFLREADTALGRLLREHPRPLYVTGEQAALSLLDELGGVTRDAVHVAHGGLAHGTPDAVWQAVRPLHDAEARRDTAAVARELDSARGHKTFAAGVDELWRNAREGRIRLLAVEENYRVTVRDGGDHLVPAVSGDLDARDDIVDEIVEQCLETGAEVRFVPDGTLGDVDGMAGVLRY
- a CDS encoding alpha/beta hydrolase: MLVKLPTRPGLRRCALAATAALTLMGAGLPTATAHRDTEGDDRPDLSRFYGQKIVWAACEGDGMPEDLQCADLTVPLDYGRPTSGTLDLALARYRATGDKRGSVVLNFGGPGGPGVPELAYAGKGFMDLTDAYDVVGLDPRGVGRSSPVSCGDGAESGLASLDDESALTDPQAFLTRLKRVAADCAEHSGPVLPHIGTVDAAQDLDVLRAALGDRKLNYLGFSYGTRLGAVYAARFPGKVGRLVLDGVDTLTEPLTEQGVAGARGQQVALDDFVGWCTKDIACPFGQDPRVAREEVVRLVRSLDEDPVPTDFGEDFSGQDLVGALGQGLYSKELWPLLERALAQLIENGDASGVLSFATGGFALPLPFTLRDPARGEPSPGALVDEEDIPLDNLPAALMAINCADDPDRPTAAQITADLERLRAAYDKASPVFGQYRLNEVLMCYGRPKGTDFIRDEVKDLSTPKMLLVGTRGDPATPYRWTVETAKRLGSPAVVLDNKGDGHTGYGSSKCVHRKVDDFLLYGSLPPSGSSCGPDEDDG